Part of the Aquimarina sp. MAR_2010_214 genome is shown below.
AGTATGGCATAGAAGCTTTTTGTGCCAAGTGCCAGGAAATTGGTATCGATGGATTGATTATTCCCGATCTTCCGGTTAATGAATATCACGAGCATTATCAAGAAACCTTCGAAAAACATGGATTAATCAATGTATTTTTAATCACTCCGCAAACCTCGGATGAGCGAATTCGATTCATTGATAGTGTCTCTAGCGGATTTATTTATATGGTCAGCTCGGCTAGTACTACAGGAGCCAAAAACACTTTTGGAGATGTGCAGCAACAGTATTTTAACCGTATTAAAGCTTTACAACTCAACAACCCACAAATAGTAGGTTTTGGAATCAGTAATGCAGAAACTTTTACGCAGGCTACAACTACGACCAAAGGCGCCATAATTGGTTCTGCTTTTATCAAACACCTTACTAATGAAGGGGTAGGCACTATTGACAAGTTTGTTGGAAGCATTAGATAATTATATAGTATGCATGAAACTGTCAAACAAAAATATTTTTGTTTGATAGTTTCATAATTTCACTTCGTTTTACTTATTCTTAAGATATAACGCTCTTCTGGCACCTCCTTCATTAAACAATGCTCGCATTCTTTCTTTCTGGCCATTGGTAAACATAAACATGGTATCATCATCAACACGATCCATAAAATTCATAAACATCTCATTAGTATCACAAGATCTTTTAGGGTAAATCGGTTTTCCTAAATTTTGGTTTTTTTGATTAGGAGTATCCGCTACTTCATCTCCAACCTCACAACTACCATCTTTACCGTATATATGTTTTAAGTTCAACCAATGCCCTATTTCATGAGTAGCCGTTCGTCCTAATTCATATCCTGCTTCTAATGGAGGTAATGTACCAAATACTCTAGGATCTATAACTACGGCATCTATTCTTGGGTCTGCTCCAGGAAAATATGCATATCCTCCCAAGCCTAATCTTCCCCATCTATCAAACATGTCTGCAATATAGATATTTAGATACCTATCACTAGGCCAGATATCCTGTCCTCCTTTATTGTCAAAAAAAAGTTTGTATTCTTCTATAGGCAACTCACCCGTTAAATCATTTCCAGAAAAACCCGATATATCCGCTTCCGTTCTAATAATTCCTGTAGTCGGTTTTCCATCTGGATCTGTAGTTGCCAAATAAAACTCTATACCAACATCAGCAACCAAACTTATAAACTCATCTGGTGTTTTTATATGATCTTCATTTTTTTTCCTATAATCCTTATTGAGTACATCGATTTGAGATTGTATTTTTTCATCACTAATAACAAATGGTCGTGATGGTGGGTTGATCACATGTATAACTACTGGGATTTTAATAATTTCGTCTGATGGAACAATAACCTCTTCGGGCATTTCACTTAAGTTATTTTCATCATCACTACAAGAATAAAAAAATAGCATCAATACAATTGTTGCTATACTAGGTATTTTTTTTATCATACAACTATTTATTATTATTATTATTATGTATTATGTATTATAGATTTGATGAACATCTGATAAATAGGTTGCGTATCAAATCATGTTTTTAAGTAAACTTTAAGAGGTATTACCGTACAGTCTAGACACAAAATTACTTATAATGCACTACAGCAAACTGCTCGCTGATCCCAAAGTTTTGCCAAATATTACAAGTATATTCCCGATATATATTGTGTATTTATAATTAGCTCTACTCCTAACTTTATACCATTTTAACTTTCTAATGACGTATTAAATAGTTTCTTTTTTATCTTTAGGTTAATTAGAAAAAGGCAACCAAATGATTACTTTTTAAATTTTGGTTTTTTAAAGATTCGTTGTTTATTACCAAATGATATATCCGATCAATTTTATTCAATTATGAGTGTGACTTCTATATTTGCTATTATTTTTATAGTACCCTTTTCGTTTTTATATTCAAAAAATCAAGAAAGGTCTAATTATAAAAATGTATACTGTACCGCCTATACCTCACAAACATCTGATCTACAAGATAGCCTACCTTGGCCAGACACATCAAAATGGAAGGCTCATGTTTTTAAAATGAGCGGACATTCTTTTTCTATAAAACTACCAGGTCATATTAAGCTAACCACTATCGAAAATGATATTGTAGTGATCCTACCTAGAAGAAATACTAAAAAAATCGACTATAGGATATCTCTAGGAAAATGGGAAGATTTAGATATGAAAGAAGAACGGTCTTGGTTAGAAGGTTCCTCTAACCGAAAGGATCTTGTATGGCTAATCGATGAAGAAAATATTGCATATTATACAGGAATAGATCTTACCATTGCCAAACCCCATCAAACTACACATTCTTTTTATTGTAAAAAACGAGTCGGAGCATTTACATTCTTCATGAATATAGATGGCATAAGAGTCTATACTATTCGCGACATGTATTCTTTAACCCAAGAAGGTTGTTTACTATTTATTTCTGCATTTAAAACTATCAAAAACATACACTAATCTCCTTACTATAGTACAGATATTATCAATGACTTAATAAAAAATATCTGGTGATTTTGTATCTTTCTGTAATAAAACATATCATACTACGTGATATTATTTTTTTATGCTAATAATTTCTAATTTATGCTTCCCAAAAAACGGATTCTTTCTTTATTTCTTTTCATCCTTTTTGTTCAATTTAGTTTTGGGCAAAATGATTTTAAAATTCAATTATCTGATGCTGCTTTAGCATTAACTAAAAACAAAGTAACATATGACCCTTCCTATTTCTCTATTGACTACCCAAATGGTGATGTCCCTAGTGATAAAGGTGTATGTACAGATGTAGTGATTAGGGCCTATAGAATATTAGATATTGATTTACAAAAAGAAGTACATGAAGATATGTACGCCAATTTTGAACTATATCCCAAAAACTGGAGATTGTCTAAAACCGATAAAAACATTGACCATAGAAGGGTTCCTAATTTAATGAAGTTTTTTTCTAGATTTGGAAAAACAAAACCAATAACTAACGATTCAAAAGACTATATACCTGGTGATATTGTATGTTGGAATCTGGGAAGAGGGCTCACACATATTGGTTTGGTCGTGAATAAAAAAACTAGCGATCAACAGCGATATTTAATAGTTCATAATATTGGTGGCGGACAAGTATTGGCAGATTGTTTGTTTGATTATAAAATTATTGGCCACTATCAATATAAAAAACGATAGTACTTTTTTAATTCTTAGTGATAAGAGTTTTAAAAATTTATCTACCAGGTTCATCTCAGTATTTATTCATACACTCCTATTAAGAGTGCATGGTCTGATATGTTATGATATTCTTTTTTTAGAAAAATCGGTTTAATCTTTTTAGTACTCCAGATTTGATCTATTTCAAATAGAGGGATCCCATAAGGCCATGTTGCAGTAAATCCCTTAGAAACTGAATGAAAACTATTCAGTTCATTTTTATAATTACCAAAATGTACACTTTCATAAGGAGTATTAAAATCCCCTACAATAAAAGACGGGTCTTTTTTTATAGTGAATTCATAAATAGTATGTAATGCCGATTTTCTATATGTAAAAGGTACTGCATTAACGTCTGCAATAAGTATTGATTTTTTTTGATTGGCAAGAGTAACAGTTATATGGTTAAATTTAAAACTCTCGTCTTTACAATGATACTCAATGTCATTTATTTTTCCTTTCACTGCGATTACCATCCCTCCTTGCAATTTTTGTATACTATAAGATATAAATGTATTTTTAAATCGTATTACATCTTTATCAGTCAACTCTTCGGCTTCTACTAGTGCTATAAAAGACGGTTTTTGTTCCTTTACTTTTTTGATAATAATATTAATTGCTGGTTCTCCTTTTCTTGCGATATTCCAAAATAATATACTCTTACTACTGTCAGAAAATTCTAGTGGCGATTGCACTTTATAATAAACAGTAAACCAATACATAAATAAGCATAATAAGCATCCTACTAAGGAATAAAATATTTTTTTCATTTTAAAAAACACTATGCATAGTATTAAATTTCCAATGAGTAGAAATAATACAGGGCATGCATAATATATAATGTTAATAGGATACACACTATCCTTAATAAGGAAATGAATAAAAATAAATATGCTATAAAGTATAAGAAGAAGCTTTCTTTTCGAAATACTATAACTTCGTTTCAATATTTTTCGAAATGAATTCATCCTGACTTTTTTGATTCGACCGAAAATAGTTTTTTTTACTGAAATCGTTTAACCTTTTTTGATTGAAGTGAAAATAGTTAAACCATTTCAATCAAAAACAATACTATCTCTGACTTATACCTGATACAAAACAGCTCTAAAAAAAATATTATTTTTCATTTTTCATTTCTAAATCCTTACATTAGTAATTCACACCTAATCAATTATTTAATATAAAATCTAATATATGGGTAAAGGAGATAAAAAAACACGTCGTGGTAAAATCGGTATTGGTTCTTATGGAAAACTAAGACGTCGTAAAAAATTAACCGCTATAGTAGAAACAAAAAAACCTAAATCAACCCCAAAACCTAAAGCAGTGGCTAAAACTGAGCCAGCACCAAAAACTGAAGCAACGCCGAAAGCTGAGGCAAAAACAAAGACTGAAGCAAAAACAAAAACTGAGGCAACACCTAAAGCTAAACCTGCTGCAAAAAAGACTACAAAAAAGAAAACCGAAGAGGAATCTGAATAAGTTTTAAAAATATTTTTGATACTGCATCACCCTAAAATCAATAGTATTGAATTTAGGGTTTGCTTTTTTTAATGCCTTATATTCCTGCAAGCTTCCTATAGATCGATTAGCAGCCCCCGAAGGTGCAGTAAGAGAAACTGTATTGATTATTCTTTCTCCTAAACTAAACCGATGTATTCTGGGGATATCGTTTGACACTAATTCTAATTTCATATCATATTCCTTTAGATGTTTTCTAAAAAAATATTCTGGCCCATTTTTACTATTACCGCCAGTAAATAATACTGTTTTTATTTTGGGATATTGTTTCAAATACGATATCACATCTCTAAGCATACTATTTTGCATCCCCAAGTCTGATGCATCGATCTTTTCTCGTTCGCAACTATGCACGATATCACAAACTCCTATTCCTCTAGAGATTAAGAAATTCTTTCTTTGATCTATTGCTTTTTGAGTGGTCTCAAACTTTAAGTCTAAATCAAATATTCTACTCAAAACAGGCCATAACAAACCGCTTATACTTCCATAACAGAAATCGACATCTCCTTTCTTTAATTCTTTTGTAGTAAATCTGGGCGGAGGCAATGTTCCTACAATAAGTTTTGTGGCTCCTTTCGGGAAAAATGGTTCGTATGGATGAATATGTAAAAACAAATGAATTGTGAATTAATGGATTACGAAGGTAACAGTATTATTTAAAAAAGTAACAGAAGTTGTTTTATACCTTTTTAACTAAGAAAATGCACTAATATTGAAAAAGTGTGTTCTCCATTCAAAAAACAACTATCTACGGTAAGAAAATATACACTTACGTTCAACAAATACTCTTCTACATTAAAAAAACATTTCCCTACATTCAAAAAATGATCATCCACATCAAAAAAATGTACACTTACATTCAACAAACAAGCATCTACATTAAGGAAATATGCATTTAGGTTTAACAAATAACCATTTACATATAGAAAATCACCTGCTATGCTGTCAAAATAAAAAATCAAGGGGTAACATAATACCAACTTGGTAAATATACTAAGAACATATGCTCAAATAAATTGTAGCATACAAATTAGTATACACTTAAAACCCAATTTTTATGGATCAAAGACAGATCAATCGATTAGAAATGTACCAAGCAGTACAAACCTTTATGGATACCAATACCAATATATGGAATAGCGTACCCATATTAGTAACTTTTAAAAACGAGTTAGATGAGTTATTGGTACAAATCAATGAAAACAAAGATACTCAGGAAGCCTCCAGGGTATATCTAGGTAGTAATAAAACTACTCAAAAACGGTTTGTGTCAGAAAAAGGAGATATTCTTAATGACGCACTAGAGGCCTATGCTGCTATAGAAAGTAATGCAGTATTAGAACAAAAAGCAGCAAAAAGTTTTACTGATCTATATAGTCTGCGTAATCAGGATTTTGTAACTGTAGTTACAGAAACCATCTCATTATTAGATCAAAACATAACACCTCTTGGTGATTATGGAGTAACTCAGGATCAAATCACAGACCTAAAAAATAGTTTTGATAGTTTTTTGGTACTTAACGGTGAGCCCAGACAATATCGTATTGCTCAAAAACAAGCAACAGCTACGCTATCTGATCTTTTTGATCAAACCTCGACCTTGCTTAATAGCAAAATTGATAAAGTGATGAAACGGTTTAAACGCGCTAATACCACTTTTTATAATGGATACCTAGCAGCACGTATTATCGTAGGAAACTAAGTGAATATAGTAATACTTGTTCTTAAAATAGAGTAGAAATCGGTCTACTCTATTTTTTTTATGATTTAGAATTCATCTTATCTTTTACTACTACTTCATTCTTCACTTCTTATTTAAAAAAAACTTTTATTTTTTTTCTCAGTCCCGAAAAATGAAACTGAGATGATTTAATATTGCAGTAGGGAAACAAATTACATCATTTCAAAAGCCTAAAAAATCTTTGATTTGATGAATGAAAAATTATATCAATTACAAAATTATTATTTATGAAAAAAACACTTTTTATCGGTATCATTTTGTGCCATGTTTGCATAGGCTTATTTGGACAAACATCTTCTCCCGTTAAATCAGGAAATAAAAGTTCGATATTTGATCCTTTCATTCCCAAAGTTGTTCCTCCTAGTGTTGGGACTTTTCAAACTGTCAATTTAACCGATATTAATTCCTATCAAGGGGTTGCCAATATTAATATCCCCATCTATACCATACAAATAGGTAAGATTAGTGTTCCTATATCAATAAATTATAATACTTCTGGAGTTAAACCCAATCAGATAAGCTCTAATGTAGGTCAGAACTGGTCTTTACAAGCAGGAGGACAAGTTGTAAAGATTACTAAAGGACAGGAAGACTTTTCAGCTAGCTTCTCATTTCCATATAATACTAATGACCCTAGTTATACATTAGTAAAATATCAGGACCTTTGTCATCCAGAAGCTAATAATAATAAATTGAAAAATATAGGCTGGTTACTTCAAGGTGAAGATTTTTCTACACAAACATATCTTGATTTTAGTTCTTCATGCTCTAATACTATATATGCAGTAGCGGATATAGCAGAAAATCCAAAAATAGAACGTGACACATACCCTGATCTTTTTGCTGCTAGCGCCCCTGGTTTGAATTCTAAATTTACTCACCGCCTGGATCGAAGCATTCAAGAAATAGAAAAACAAGGATATCGTATAGAAACTACTATTGGTAAAAGTGAGGTCATTAATTTATTTCCGAAATTTCATAATGCTAACTTTCCTTTATCCTATCAAACGTTTGATGGAGGCACTCCAAGAAGATTAGTATGTGTCAATAAAATTGACATTACAAATACCTCCGGAACGCAATATGTTTTTAAGGATTTGGATATTGCACAATACGTACAAAGAGATGCGCTAAACTCTATACCAACTCAAGATGTTGGATCGGTATTATTAACCAATCAAGAAGTATCTGCTTATAACCTTAGTACGATACAAGATACAGAAGGTAATAAAGTAGATTTTATTTATGAAAAATATCAGATAGCTACCTCAGAATATAGCAAAAGTTCTGAGTATTCTTTAACCAAAAATGAAACGTATTTGGTTAATAATCTATTCTCTACAGAAAAAAAATACCCTCAACTTAATAGATTGAAACGTATTGTTTATCGAACTGGAAGTGTAGAATTTGTATACGGAAAATCACGATTAGATCTTACAGGTGATAATGCATTAACCCAAATTGTGATCAAAGATATGCATCAGAAAATCATAAAAAAAGTAAACCTAAAACAGGGCTATTTTGTTTCTAATAATGGGTGCTCAGAACCTACTTGTAAGCGATTAAAACTAGAACAAGTTATTATAGAAGGTAGGGACGGTCTCAAAATGCCTCCATATCGTTTTTTTTATAATTCGACTAAGTTGCCAGAAAGAGGGAGTACGTATATAGATTTCTTAGGGTATGCCAATGCGCAAGTACCCTCAGAATTTAATGGAGTGAGTGTTATTAAAAATAAAGAGACCACCTTAGTGCCTCCTCCTATCATTTATTTTTATCCATACAAAAAACGTTTTTCTTTTTCTCCATTCAAGATTTATACAAATAGCTATACCCCTTCCGGAGGTGTTTCATTAAGTTCTAATCTAGGAATGAGTCAGGCAGCAATACTTACCAGAATGGAAAAACCAACAGGTGCCAGCGAAGAATTTGTATATGAACTTAACAGTTTTATCACAAATGACGGTAAAGAAATCACTGGAGGGGGATTACGTATTAAAGAAAATAAAATCGTAAGCGAAAGTGGAGATGTCTATCAAAAAAATTATAAATATGTAAGTGAGACCGGCCTATCCTCTGGATACATTAATAATCTTCCATTATATGGAATAGCTCAGGCTTATGATAATGGGTATAATATACGTCTAGGTAGTGAGGTAAAAGCCAATATCATATCTGGAAATATTGCTTTGAAATATTTTCTAACCTCAAGAACTAATCTAGAATTAACTAATGGTGCTTTTGTAGGATATTCTAGAATTGAAATAGAGAAAAACCAAAATAAGTATAAAGAATTAACCTATACTTCGCCAAAAGATTATCCTTTAGAAGAACCTGATTTCTACCCACTTATAGGAGGATTAAACGAGGTAGAAATACAATATGCTTATGATAATGGAGGCTTTTTTCCTCATTTTAACACTAGAGATATATTACTAGGTAAGATGACAAAATCAAAGACATATAATGATAAAAATGAGGTGCTGATAGAAGAATCTATGGACTATCAATATAAAGTTTTTGAAACCAGTATACAGACCATAAAAGTTCCCAAGTCTCAAATAGTGGTTCAGGTATCTTCAGCAGCAGATTATAATTTTGAATTTAAGCCTAAAATATTTACGCATAGAAATTTAAAATCATTGGATGAAAAAACATCTATTTTAGACACAAAAAGAATAATAGAACGAACAAAATACTGGTACAGTAATGAATATCCTTTTATAGAAAAAACAGAACAGATCGGTGGTCGTTTTGACCAAAAAGTAACTACTCAATATTTTTACCCATTTTCAATAGCACCCAATACTTTTAATGCAGAACAAAATACGCTACATCAGGAATTAATCCAAATTCATAATATTAATACTCCGATACTTCAGGAATCATGGTTTAATAAGCCCGGTTTTACATCTCCAAAACTCGTCTCTAGGCAAAAAACAATGTTTACTAAATTTTCTGGTAATATTTTAACGAGTGAAATAAAAACATCCAAAGATGGATCTTCTTTTGACTCAAGAATCAGAATAAAAAGTTATGATAACTTTGGAAACCTTACTAGCTATAGGAAATCAGAAGGAACAGATATAAGTTATATTTGGGGATATAAAAATAGTTTACTTCTTGCTAAGTTAGAAAATGTAAAATATTCAAGCATCCCCAATACATTAATTACACAAATACAAAACCTTTCTGATGTAGATACCGACAATTGCAGATTGGCATCCTGTAAAGAAGAAGCATTAAGGATAGAACTTCAAAAATTAAGGGATTATTTTCCTAATGGCCAGATCACCACATATACTTACGATCCAAATATTGGTATAACCAGTACGATAGACTCAAGGGGATATGCTACTTATTATACTTATGATCACTTAAATCGTCTGGAGTCTGTAAAAGATGCTGATAATCATCTTATCTCTAAAAACAAATATCATTATAAAAACCAGCAATAATCACCATCTTTTTATTAGCAGAAATAACATGAAAACAATATATATAGTATTAATAATAATGATGATGACTCTAGCAGGCTATTCGCAAACATCTCCTGCGAGTCAGAATAATCAAAATACACCAAATTCTCAAGTCCCTTCCCCAGCACATCCAACAGGTAGTCCCTCTGATCCTATAAATCCTATAGGCCCTATAGGACCTATAGGGCCTGATGATGATAAAGAAAGTCATATAAAAGATTATAGAGATGCAGATGGAGACGGTTATGGAAATCCAAATGAATATGTCAAAATTCCTCCGATAAGCCTTTTTACATTTCCACCACCAGCCTCTGGGTATGTTCGTAATAAGGATGATTATGATGATACTAATGATCTGATTACAAACATCGCTCCAAGTAATTTTTATAAAGATAGTGATAGTGATACCTTTGGTAATCCTGAAATAAGTATTTATAGTAGCGTTAGCCCTAGTGGTTATGTGAATAATAATAGTGACTGTGATGACACAAATGCTGCAATACATCCTAATACGGTGTGGTACCTGGATTTTGATAAGGATAGTTGGGGGAGTCAAAAAAATTTAACAGTTACTGCATTGGATTTTTCATTATATGATTATCCTATCCCAGCAGTGTTTTCATCCCAGAACCCTGGACAAATACCTAGAGATATCTTGATATCTCAAACTACATTTATAGGGTGCAAACCTCCGGCTCCTTATAACTATGCACTCAGAGACGGAGATTGTGAAAATCTTGATTTTAGAAAACATCCAAAAAAATGGTATCGCGATATAGATAAAGACACCTACGGTAGTGATACAGACACAAAGATATCCTGTACACAACCTTCTGGATATGCAGCACGAGGAGGAGATTGTGATGATAATAATCCTGAGATTATCCCTCAATACTGGTATCCAGATACCGATGGAGATGGCTGGGGAGTATTTATTTTTGTTGCAAATAATGAAGTAGTCGATTTTCCTAACAAACTACAATGTGATCAGCCTGAAGGATATGTAGCTAACTTTGATGATAAGTGTCCTGATGAGTATGGGGATCGCCAGGGATGTTTATTTATTAAGTATCAAACTCCAACCTTATCTAATGAGAATTATGTGTTCACACAGGTATATCAAGAAGCAATGACTACACCTGCTGCCATACAATATGCTAAAGATGTAATTGAGAATGTAACCTATTATGATAAACTTGGAAGGCCCAAACAACAAAGAGCAATTCAAGCTTCAAAAAATGCGAAAGATATTGTCACCCATATAGAGTATGATAAAGAAGGTAGGCAAGACAAACAATACCTCCCTTTTGAAGCTAGTAACATAATAGGAAGCTACAAAACAGTCAATATTACTAAAGATATCAATACTTACTATAAAACTGTTTATAAAGATGATTTTACAGGAGTAAATGTGGCTGATATCAATGCATACTCTAAAAGTGAATTCGAAACGTCATCACTTAACAGGGTATTAGAACAAGGAGCACCAGGTACAGCATGGAAAGTGAATCCTGAAAATGATACCGATCATACTGTTAAATTTGATTGGCAAACCAACACCGCTAATGAAGTTGCTTATTTTTATGTGGATTTTACGGAAAATAGTACTGAAAAACCTGAATTACATAAAGGAACTACAAGCTACCTCGAAAACGAGCTATATGTGACCATTACCAAAAATGAAAACTGGAAACCTACAAATGGAAACTTAAATACTGTAAGGGAGTATACCGATAGATTAGGGAGAATGATCTTAAAAAGAACCTTTGCTTCGACAAGCTCAGCAACAGGAGCACCGAGCGTAGTCGAGGCACATGACACGTATTATGTATATGATGATTTTGGGAATCTTACCTATGTAATACCTCCTAAAGTAACTACAACTGATGGTATCTCTGATACTGAGCTTGCCGAATTATGTTATCAATATAAATATGATTATCGCAATCGATTGATCGAAAAGAAAATCCCCGGCAAAGGTTTGGAATCTATTATATATAACAAGCTAGATCAACCGATCTTAACTCAGGATGCGAACCTAAAAGCAGACAATACCTGGCTCTTAACCAAATATGATGTTTTTGGAAGAGTAGCGTATACCGGTAAAATCAGTATCACAGGAAAAAATCGCAAACAACTACAAACCGAAGCAAATGCATATACAGATAAGCTATGGGTAACAAGAGGGGCTAAAGTTAGCATCGGAGGAGTAGATATGTACTATACCGATGATGGTTATCCAAAAGCGCTTGCAAGTGAAGTATTAACGATTACTTACTATGATGATTATGGATTTTTGGGAGCTACTCCACAGCAAGCTTTTACAAAACCGAATACTATCTATAGTGAAGTAGTTTCAGACCAAACAAAAGCATTGACAACCGGAAGTTTAGTAAAAATACTAGATACCTCATACTGGACAACTACAGTTATGTATTATGATAAAAAAGCAAGACCGATTTATGTAGCCAGTAAAAATGAATATCTCAACACTACTGATATTATAGAGAGCAAGCTTGATTTTGTAGGTAAGGTAAAAGAAACCAAAACCAGCCACACCAAAAACAGCAACGCTGCAATTGTAACGATAGATACATTTACTTATGATCATATGGGTAGGGTGTTGCACCAAACTCAAAAGATCAATAGTCAAGATAGGGAGCGTATTACAAGTAATGATTACGATACTCTTGGACAATTAATCAAGAAGAATGTTGGAGGTGTT
Proteins encoded:
- a CDS encoding zinc metalloprotease, translated to MIKKIPSIATIVLMLFFYSCSDDENNLSEMPEEVIVPSDEIIKIPVVIHVINPPSRPFVISDEKIQSQIDVLNKDYRKKNEDHIKTPDEFISLVADVGIEFYLATTDPDGKPTTGIIRTEADISGFSGNDLTGELPIEEYKLFFDNKGGQDIWPSDRYLNIYIADMFDRWGRLGLGGYAYFPGADPRIDAVVIDPRVFGTLPPLEAGYELGRTATHEIGHWLNLKHIYGKDGSCEVGDEVADTPNQKNQNLGKPIYPKRSCDTNEMFMNFMDRVDDDTMFMFTNGQKERMRALFNEGGARRALYLKNK
- a CDS encoding endonuclease/exonuclease/phosphatase family protein, with the translated sequence MKKIFYSLVGCLLCLFMYWFTVYYKVQSPLEFSDSSKSILFWNIARKGEPAINIIIKKVKEQKPSFIALVEAEELTDKDVIRFKNTFISYSIQKLQGGMVIAVKGKINDIEYHCKDESFKFNHITVTLANQKKSILIADVNAVPFTYRKSALHTIYEFTIKKDPSFIVGDFNTPYESVHFGNYKNELNSFHSVSKGFTATWPYGIPLFEIDQIWSTKKIKPIFLKKEYHNISDHALLIGVYE
- a CDS encoding RHS repeat protein, whose product is MKKTLFIGIILCHVCIGLFGQTSSPVKSGNKSSIFDPFIPKVVPPSVGTFQTVNLTDINSYQGVANINIPIYTIQIGKISVPISINYNTSGVKPNQISSNVGQNWSLQAGGQVVKITKGQEDFSASFSFPYNTNDPSYTLVKYQDLCHPEANNNKLKNIGWLLQGEDFSTQTYLDFSSSCSNTIYAVADIAENPKIERDTYPDLFAASAPGLNSKFTHRLDRSIQEIEKQGYRIETTIGKSEVINLFPKFHNANFPLSYQTFDGGTPRRLVCVNKIDITNTSGTQYVFKDLDIAQYVQRDALNSIPTQDVGSVLLTNQEVSAYNLSTIQDTEGNKVDFIYEKYQIATSEYSKSSEYSLTKNETYLVNNLFSTEKKYPQLNRLKRIVYRTGSVEFVYGKSRLDLTGDNALTQIVIKDMHQKIIKKVNLKQGYFVSNNGCSEPTCKRLKLEQVIIEGRDGLKMPPYRFFYNSTKLPERGSTYIDFLGYANAQVPSEFNGVSVIKNKETTLVPPPIIYFYPYKKRFSFSPFKIYTNSYTPSGGVSLSSNLGMSQAAILTRMEKPTGASEEFVYELNSFITNDGKEITGGGLRIKENKIVSESGDVYQKNYKYVSETGLSSGYINNLPLYGIAQAYDNGYNIRLGSEVKANIISGNIALKYFLTSRTNLELTNGAFVGYSRIEIEKNQNKYKELTYTSPKDYPLEEPDFYPLIGGLNEVEIQYAYDNGGFFPHFNTRDILLGKMTKSKTYNDKNEVLIEESMDYQYKVFETSIQTIKVPKSQIVVQVSSAADYNFEFKPKIFTHRNLKSLDEKTSILDTKRIIERTKYWYSNEYPFIEKTEQIGGRFDQKVTTQYFYPFSIAPNTFNAEQNTLHQELIQIHNINTPILQESWFNKPGFTSPKLVSRQKTMFTKFSGNILTSEIKTSKDGSSFDSRIRIKSYDNFGNLTSYRKSEGTDISYIWGYKNSLLLAKLENVKYSSIPNTLITQIQNLSDVDTDNCRLASCKEEALRIELQKLRDYFPNGQITTYTYDPNIGITSTIDSRGYATYYTYDHLNRLESVKDADNHLISKNKYHYKNQQ
- the trpA gene encoding tryptophan synthase subunit alpha gives rise to the protein MNRINTALEQDKKLLSIYFTAGYPSLNDTVKIIQDLEKSGVDMIEIGLPFSDPLADGPTIQESSTIALNNGMTTNILFEQLKDIRKSVNIPLIIMGYFNPMMQYGIEAFCAKCQEIGIDGLIIPDLPVNEYHEHYQETFEKHGLINVFLITPQTSDERIRFIDSVSSGFIYMVSSASTTGAKNTFGDVQQQYFNRIKALQLNNPQIVGFGISNAETFTQATTTTKGAIIGSAFIKHLTNEGVGTIDKFVGSIR
- a CDS encoding uracil-DNA glycosylase family protein → MFLHIHPYEPFFPKGATKLIVGTLPPPRFTTKELKKGDVDFCYGSISGLLWPVLSRIFDLDLKFETTQKAIDQRKNFLISRGIGVCDIVHSCEREKIDASDLGMQNSMLRDVISYLKQYPKIKTVLFTGGNSKNGPEYFFRKHLKEYDMKLELVSNDIPRIHRFSLGERIINTVSLTAPSGAANRSIGSLQEYKALKKANPKFNTIDFRVMQYQKYF
- a CDS encoding DUF1287 domain-containing protein yields the protein MLPKKRILSLFLFILFVQFSFGQNDFKIQLSDAALALTKNKVTYDPSYFSIDYPNGDVPSDKGVCTDVVIRAYRILDIDLQKEVHEDMYANFELYPKNWRLSKTDKNIDHRRVPNLMKFFSRFGKTKPITNDSKDYIPGDIVCWNLGRGLTHIGLVVNKKTSDQQRYLIVHNIGGGQVLADCLFDYKIIGHYQYKKR
- a CDS encoding 30S ribosomal protein THX, producing the protein MGKGDKKTRRGKIGIGSYGKLRRRKKLTAIVETKKPKSTPKPKAVAKTEPAPKTEATPKAEAKTKTEAKTKTEATPKAKPAAKKTTKKKTEEESE